From the genome of Sulfurimonas paralvinellae:
TCTTTTACTGTTGCATCTTCAGCAGTTATCGCGTAGATGGCATTTGCCATTTTTATTGCTTCTTTAAGCGGTCTTTGATGGATATTTCTGCCCGTTCCGTTGCCACGGCTGCCGCCTTTATGTATCTGCTCATACAACTCTTCTAGAAACTCTTTTTCATCTATTTTTGCGCCGCCTTCACAGAGTACCCCTGTTCTGCCTGCTGCCATCGTTGCCTCACGCAATAGTTTTGAGCTGAATTTACCTTTTTTGTTAAAAGGTACTTTGAGTTTTACAAAGTCTGCACCAAGTGCAGCACCTACACCTGCAGCACCCGCAATGAGATGCCCATCATGTTCATCTTTTACAAATCTTCCTTTTGGATAGATCCAAAGTACACATAGAAGACCGTTCTTATGGGCTTCATGCACAATGCTTGCTGCCTGCGTGAGCATCTCATGTTCATACGCACCGCCAAGATAGAGCGTGTAACCCACACCTTTGATGTCAAGACCGCTCTCTTTTGCAAACTTAACCACATCACCCACACTCAGCCAAGCCTTTGAATAAGGGTCTATTTCGTCATAAGGTACGAGGTTCGTTTTTGAATTGAGTTTGACAAGATACGGAATGTTGTTGTAATCTCGCCCATATCTGCTGATAAGCCCAAACTGCGTTGCAAAAACTCCAATCTTAGCCTGTGAAGCAATCTGAAACATATGTTCAGGAGAGTTATCTTCAAGTGGGATATCTTTGCCGTAAAAATCATTGTTAAGATGCTCGACCTTTTGGTCACCTGCAAAAAGCATCAAGCGGTTTTTCCCGTTTGTTGCCTCTTTCAAATTTTTTTTATATATAGAAACTTTGTTTGCGGGAACATCCGCCGGAATATTGAACTTCATTATTTATCTCCATCTTTATCTTCATCATCTATATCTTGCACAAAGGCACCGCCAAGCAGTAATGCAACACCATCAAAGAGCAGACTGATACCGACTAAAATTCCAATAAGAAAAAGTGAACTCATCGGCCAGCCGATAACAAACAGTACACCAAGAGCCAAAGAAGTTATAGCGTTAAAGAGCCATACAAGCCATATCTTTTGTGGTCTGAGTGAAAGAGCAAGTGAAAAACCTGCAAACGCATCTGAAAAGAAGTAGATAGCAAAGACAAGCCCCAATGCTGCTGCACCTTGAATAGGATAGTAAAGAATGAAAAATGAGGAGAGAACAAGTATAAAGCTCTTGAGCCATCCATGCCAATCTTCTTTATTACTCCTGTAAGTCATCACACCTGCAGAAATTCCGGCAAACATCATCAGATAAGCAACCAGCATAACTGTAGTAACACTCATAAAAGTAGGAAAGAAAATCCCGATAGCACCAAAAAGGACAAATATACTCCCACTTATCTTTGCATGTTTTTTGAAATTGTCTACAAGGTTTTTATTGATATTCATCTCAAGATTTAAATTTTTATGCCATTTCCACATTTTCTATCTCCCTAACTCGGTTTCGAGTTTACCGATATTTTCTATCGTTTTTAACACAGTGTCCGGATTGAGACTCATAGACTCGATTCCAAGACGCACAAGATACTCTGCCATTTCCGGATAATCTGATGGTGCCTGACCACAGATGCCGCTGTGACGATTGTTGCGTTTACACCCTTCAACTGCGAGACGGATCATCTCTTTGACGCCCTCATCTCTCTCATCGTAATCAAACGCGACCACTTCACTGTCACGGTCAACACCTAAAGTAAGCTGCGTGAGGTCATTACTTCCGATGCTAAAGCCGTCAAAAAGTTTACTGAAGTTGTCTATCTGAATGACATTGTTTGGAATTTCACACATCACATAGATCTTCAGTCCGTTTTCACCCTGTTTGAGTCCATATTTTGCCATAGTATCAAGAACACGCTGTCCTTCATCTATACGGCGGCAAAATGGTATCATCAGTATGACATTGTCAAATCCCATTTCATCCCGTACACGCTTCATAGCTGCACACTCAAGTGCAAACCCCTCTTCATAACGTGGATGCGCATATCTTGAAGCACCGCGGAAACCTATCATAGGATTATCTTCTTTAAGCTCAAAAGTACTGCCGCCAAGCAGTGTCGCATACTCGTTTGACTTAAAGTCACTCATACGAACGACACATGGTTTTGGATAGACGGCAGAAGCGATGGTTGCAACACCTTCGGAGAGCGTTTTTACGAAAAAATCTTCCATATTTTCATAAGCTTGGGTAAGCTCTTGCAGTTTCGCGCGTGTTTCATCATCGACTTGTTCAGGATGTTTGAGTGCCATTGGGTGTGCTTTGATGTATTCATTGATGATAAACTCCATTCTAGCCAGACCGATACCGTCAACCGGTAAAGATGCAAGGGAGAAAGCGATGTCGGGATTACCAAGGTTCATCATGATCTCTGTTTTTGTTTTAGGCAGATGAGAGAGATCTGTTTTGATGATCTCAAAATCCAAAATCCCTTCATAGATATGCCCCTCTTCCCCTTCTGCACAACTCACGGTAACGGCATCTGCATCTTTGAGCACTTCGGTCGCATTGTCACAGCCAACGACAGCTGGAATGCCTAGCTCACGTGAAAGTATCGCCGCATGGCACGTTCGTCCGCCTTTGTTAGTGATGATGGCAGCAGCTATCTTCATAATAGGTTCCCAGTCAGGGTTAGTTGTATCAGCGACAAGCACTTCTCCTGCTTTAAAGGTGTCAAGCTCTTTGACACTTGCAATGTAGTGTGCTTTCCCCTGCCCTATCTTCGTACCAATAGCCTGTCCGGTAACAAGCAGTTTGCCTTTTTCTTTGAGATGATAGGTCTCTAGGATCGTGCCTTTTTTCTGACTCTGCACTGTCTCAGGACGAGCCTGCACCATATAAAGCTCTCCGTCTATACCGTCTTTTGCCCACTCCATATCCATCGGTTTATGGAAACCGGCTTTTTGAGAATAGTGGTTTTCAACTTTGATGGCATAACCGGCAAGCACCATAACATCATCGTCTGTTATACAAAAGTGGGATTGTTCTTCTGGTGTTGTCGGGATATTTTTCGTATATTCAACGGCAATGTTGTCAAGGTTGATGGTATCGGTAAATATCATCTTTTTCTCTTTTGAGCCAAGTGAGCGTTTTAAAACAGTGCGGAAACCTTTGCTATATGTCGGCTTATGCACATAAAACGCATCCGGATTTATCGTTCCCTGAACGACATTCTCACCAAGCCCAAGCGCTGCATTTATAAAGACAACATCTTTAAAACCTGTTTCCGTGTCGAGAGAAAACATAACTCCACTTGCACCAATGTCACTGCGAACCATTTTCATCACAACAACAGAGAGATAGACCTTCAGATAATCAAAACCGTTATCATATTTATAGTGAATGGAGCGGTCTGTAAAGTTTGAGGCAAGACAGCGTTTGTAAGCATCGAGGAGTTCATCTGCATTTGCGATATTTAGGTAAGTGTCATTCTGTCCGGCAAAAGAGGCTTCGGGAGAATCTTCAGCAGTTGCAGAGGAACGTACGGCAAGTGAGAGACTCTCGCCATATTCTTCTTTGAGTTTTTCATATGCGGCTAAGATATCGGCTTGTAGATCATCGGGCAGTCTGCAGCTGTAAACTATATCGCGGCAGTTCTCTCCTGCACGCTGCAGAGCATCGACATCATTTACATCCAAACTATCAAGCTGTGCATGCAGTTTTCCCCATGCACTATTACTTTCAAGTACATATCTGTAGGCACTCGATGTTACGGCAAAGCCGTTGGGAACGCGGACACCTTCACTTGTCAGGTTTTGATACATCTCTCCAAGCGAAGCATTTTTACCGCCGACTTCGGCAACATCTTCTATGCCTATTTCATTAAACCATTTAATATTTTGTGACATCTTACAACTCCATATATCTGTTATAAGATAATTTTACTCCTTTTAGAGTAAATGGAAGATGACAAATATCAACAAAGCTCTTTTTTGATGATTGGCAGCAGTTCTTTCTCCATTCGGTCATATGTTTTTTCATACTCTTCTTCAGCCTTGCCGCTTGGATCTTCAAAACCGACATGAATGGTTTTAACAGCTTTTGGAAACATAGGACAGGTCTCTTTTGCTGCATCACATACGGTTACAACAAGGTCAAAAGGAGTATCAAGTACGGTTTCGATTACTTTCGAGTGATACTCGTCTTTCCATTCTCCTTTTGACTCAAGTAGAGCCTTTGCATGAGGGTTCACTTTTCCGCTTGCTTTCACACCTGAGCTTTGTGCATGAACACAATCACCTAGTTTTGCATTGATCATCGCTTCAGCCATAATAGAGCGGCAACTATTTCCTGTACAAAGTATCAGCACATTTTTTTTCATATTTTGCATCCTTCATTTTCTGATGTTTTATTTAATTTTGGAAGTTTTACATCAAGATGACGTATCTCTTCTATAGCTTCACTTCTAAATCTGTCTATGGGACTGCGTAATGAATAATATGCCCACGTTCCTTTTCTCTCAACACGCAAAAATCCTGCATCTTTGAGTATCTTTAAATGGCGAGAAAGACGGGATTGTATCATATCGAGTGAATTTTGCAGATCACAGACACAACACTCTCCATTCTCATCTAAAAAACGCAGTAAAAGCACCCGTGTTTCATCATTTAATGCAGCGACTGTTCTTAAAAAATCTTCCATATTCACTCTCTTTTATTCACGTTATACAAGTATAGCAAATTTATTCCAATATATCAATATATCTTGATATATAATATTTCTTATGCGATGATATTTTTATTATCATCTCTCTCATATTCACACTGAAAAGTCGTGTGTTCAATGTCAAAACTGTCATGCAGCTTTTTCTCGAGTCTCTCAATAACGGCATTTGACACGGATAGCGGCACATCTTCGTTAAAATCCAAATGTGCTTCTAAATGGATATGATTATCATCAAGTTTCCATACGTGAATATGATGTACATTCTTAATCTCAGACTCTTCTTCAATAGTTTTGGCGATCTCTTCTATATCGATCCCTTCCGGAGTGAACTGCATCAGTATCGCACTGCTCTCACGAACAAGACCAAAAGATGCCCAGATAAGATAGAGTGCTATTAAGGCAGAAACCACAGGATCGATCCAAAAAAGTCCGAAGTAGTACATCAAAACACCACCGCCGACAACAGCCACACTTGTCATAACATCTGTTAAAAGATGCAGATAGGCCGCTTTTATGTTCATATTGTCATGAGCGTCATCTTTGACAAGTAGTACACTGGCAGCATTAAGTACAATACTTAAGGTTCCAAGCCCGATAACCCAGACAGAATTAATCGGCTCTGGATGATAAAACTTGTGAAAAGCTTCTATGACAAGAAAGATAGCAATTCCAATAAGCACCGAAGCATTGAAAAGTGCCGCCAATATCTCGGCACGTTTATAACCAAATGTCTTTGACTCATTATTTGGACGGGCTGCCAAACGGTTGGCAAAGTAAGCGATAAAAAGTGCCAATACATCACTGAAATTATGCATTGCATCGCTCAAAAGAGCCAGTGATCCTGACATTATTCCTCCCACAATCTGTGAAAGTGTAATGATGATGTTCAAAACGATAGTGATAAAAAGATTTTTACCACTTACATCGTGATGGTGATGTTCACTCATATTTTTTCCTTAATTAAAAAATTTTTTTATTTCTTGAGCTTCCAAGATACCGACATGTCTATAGATTTCATTGCCTTGGCTATCTACGACAATCTGTGTCGGAATCATCTGAACACGCAGTCTGTAAGCCGCTTCCCGCTCTTTATGAACATTGACAAAATAGATAGGATACTCGGGATGTTTCTGTTTTATCACATAAAGTTTTCTACCCATTACCTGACAGCTGCGACAGGTATCCGAGCCAACTTCAATAAATGTTCTCTTATGCTTACCTATCTGCTGCAAAACTTCTGCAAAAGGAGTCTCGCGCAACATTGGTTCCTGTCCAAAAAGATTGAACACCATAAAAAGTGTTACTAACAATATTTTTTTCATCACTTATCCTTAAATTTGTAAATATGCTTCATAGAAGAAATAGACTCCAAAAAGCAGTAAAAGAAGTGCAAAACTCTTATTTATATAATTTGAAAATTTTGTCACTCTTTTGTTTGACACAATACTTTGCGTAAATCCGACTGAAACACCTGCTAAAAGTAGTAAAAGCGAATGCCCAAGAGAAAAACTTAGTATCAAACCATACGCATACAAATATCCACTGCTGCCTGCCGTCGTTATGATGGCAAAAAGCGGTGCCGATGCACAAGGCGTACTCACAAGTCCAAAAATCAGACCGATCATCAAGCCGCCAAAGAGTCTATACTCGATAAAGTGCTCGATGATAGAAGATTTATCCAACTCACCCAAATATCCAAGCGCATACAGAGCGATCAAGATACTGACAACACCTGCAATGACATACGCCCACATCGGCGCAACAGAAAAAAAGCCGCCGAATTTTGCAACAATGAAACCAAGCACAGAAAAACTAAGTGCCACGCCAAGTGCAAAAAGAGCTGTAAAAGCATAAGTATAAAGCACTTTTTTATGCCCGCTCAAATCTTTGTTCACAGCCACTGCACTTGCAACAAGCAGAGGGACAGCAACAAGTGAACACGGTGCTACAGCGGTAATACTCCCTGCTCCAAATGCTCCTAAAAAGGCTAAATATGAGTGAGCATTAAGAAGTGCTAACAGCGTTTCCTGCACTTTATTTTTGTGCTTCTTCTATCATCTTGACCACTTCATCGACTGTTGGTACTTTACCTGTTGATTTAACAACACCGTCAATCACAAGTCCGGGAGTGCTCACTACATTGTACTCCATAATTTTCATGATATCTTCCACTTTTTCCACCTGATGAAAACCACCGACTTTTGCAACCGCCTGTTTCACAACTTCTTCAAGTGTTTTGCATTTTGCACAACCTGTTCCTAAAATTTCTATTTTCATTTTTTCTCCTATTGTAATATAAAGTTAAAGAGATAACCTATACAGATTATCCCAAATCCGACAATTCCAAAGAATATGCCTATGAGTCTGACATGCAGAATTTTTTTAAGAATCATTGCTTCTGGAAGGCTGAGTGCAGTAATTGCCATCATAAAGCTAAGTGCCGTTCCAAGAAGCATGCCTTTTTCTGTCAACACTTCAACAAGCGGCATAACACCCGCTGCATTGGAGTACATTGGAATACCAAGAATAACAGCTAGAGGTACGCCGTACCAGTTATCGCCGCCGGCATATTTGGCTATAAAATCCGCAGGTACATATCCGTGAATCAATGCACCAATGCCAACACCGACAAGAACATAAAGCCAGATCTGTTTAAAGATGTCATAGGTATAGTGCCAAGCCTCTTTTGCACGCTGTTTTTGCGACATCTTCACTTCGCCTACATCTTCAAGCTCTCCTTCCATCGGTTTTACATCGAGTAAGATGTACTTTTCTAAGTTCATCTTACCTATAACAAAACCTCCAATTATCGCGACAAGCAGTCCAAAACCAATGTAAATTGCCGTAATCTTCCATCCAAAGAGCGTAAAAAGCAAGGCAATAGCTACCTCATTGTTCATAGGTGAACTTATAAGAAATGAAAAGGTCACACCTAATGGAATTCTTGCCTGAATAAAGCCCAAAAACAATGGAATGGCACTGCATGAACAAAATGGTGTGATGATACCGAAAAATGCTGCGAGAATATTTCCGTATAGTTCCGATTTTCCCTGTAGGTGAGCTCTTACATATTCGGTATTGAAGTGTGTTCGCAGGTATGAGACGACAAAAATAATGACAATAAGCAAAAAAAGAATCTTTACCGTGTCATAGATAAAAAAGTTGATAGTGTCATTGAGCCTGCCGCTCAATCCTAACATATCAACCGTAAAATAGTTAACTAATGACTGCCACATATAAATCCTTTACAAATATTATAAATTATAACAAGATTTTATTAATATATCAATATATATTGATATATTAATAAAGAAAAATTCACTAAATGAGCTTTTCAAATGCCTCTGTTATCGCTTCCGCCTGCGTGAGACCTTCTAAAAATATCTCACCGTCCAAAACCAAAGTCGGATCTTTTGTTATACCCTGTTCTATAGCTTTTTGCGGGTCATGTTCAAAAGAAAAACGCACACGAATCGGTAAGTGCTTAATAGCACAACTTAAGCGTTTAGAAAACTTTGCACAATCGAGTCTACTTCCGTAAATAAGAGCTTCATGGAGTGGATACTCTGCGTGAGAGGCATTGAGAACCTCCCCAGCACTCATTTCGTGACAAACATTATCTTGCATTTTGCATCTCCTTAGATATGATATGAAGGTAATCATGCATGTCAAAGTAGCCTATCATAGCTTCAAACATCATTCTCCAGCATAACTCCATACATACAAACATCGTTATCATAACAAACCAAAAAACTTTTTTCTCAGTCACAGAGAATGAATTGTAAAAATCATACAATTTTTCATATCCCGCTTTAACTAATGCAAAATGTTCCATCAAAAAAGATCTGAAAAAGTACATAAAAGCAGGCATAAGCACAGCTCCGATATAATAAAAGAAAATCAAAATATCTTGCGTAATAAAATTGTTAAAAGTTAAAAATTCCCACATAATTCAGTTCCTTAGCAAATAATAACACAACTATTTATTATATAAAAAAATAGTCATTTTAATGATTTCACACAATAAATCAACTGATTCAAGAACATAAATACGATTTGATATTTCTTTGACTGAAACACCTACATAAATTATTTTTTCTTCATCTCCTGGCAGCATGATGTGTTTCACTATATCATAAGAAGAAGTTTCAGGTTTGTCATCAGAGATAAGCATCTTTTCTATTGCCCAGGCAAAATTTTCCTGTAAAAGTTTTGTAATATTTTGTTTGACAATTTTTTCATCAGTTTTTTGGTTGTCCCGTATTGTTCTGTTATAAATAACATCCGTTATAGAACGAATAACATTCAGTGAACTGTTTAAACTTAAAAATGAAGTGATCTGCAGATCGTTCAAAGACCTTTTGATATAGTTTTTCAAAGTCAATGCCTCTTTCTGGCGTTTTTCGCCTTCTTGTGCATTTTCGATCAAAGTGCAGTATCTTTTTACAGTCGCTATATCTAATCCTACCGCTTTAAGTATATCTCGGTATGGATCGATCTTTTGCAAATGTCTTTCAAATTTCTCTTTTGCATTTATATTGATCTCGTCACTTTTACCTTCTATAAGAGCATCTATATTTTTAGAGCAGTGCATATAAGCGGCATTAAATTCATTCATAGCCAAAGAGAGATTATTTGCACGGTAAGGGGAATTTTCAATATTCTTTTGTTCAAAATACTCTTCCACCATGATTGTCTCTGCAACTTTTAAATATTTTATCACAAGCTTCAAATCACTCATAAGTGATACATCTCTTGCTGCTTGTGCAAGAATCAGTTTTGAAAGCAGATGGTATCCGTACGACATATGAACAGGGTCCAGCCTGATGTGGTAGTGAACTATTCCTACTTTGGCAATTTTTTCATACAAAGTTTCATCAAAAGGCTCACTCAGTAAAGAGATGATGAATGCAATCTGTTTTTTCTTTAAGAGATCAATTTTATTTACAGGTATAAAAACTGAAAATTCAGGTTGTGTCAACAACTCTTCATAAAATTTGTCCATGATTTCATCGACATATTTTGCTATTTTTTCAATAGCCTCTTTCCGCTTTGGCAAATCTTTTGGATCTAAATCATATATCTCTTGTATTAATCTAATTTTATTTTTCATATTAAAGCACCTCTTCTAATGTTTTATACATCTCTGTTAATTTCTTGTCACTGTTTCGTAAAAATCTCATAAGCATATTCATACTTCTTTGCATTATTTTCACACCGATTTGTGGATTTTTTTGGCAAAATTCAAAAAATTCCTTGTCACTTATTTCCGCTATTGTACAGGAAGTTTTTGCTTTAATTGTTGTTAAGCTCATACCACTGTCTATAAGAGAAGAAAAAGAAAAAAATATATCATCATCTTTTGTAGCTTCTATAACCTCGATATCCTCACTTGAAGAGTTTTTAATAACAGCTATTTTCCCTGAAAGCAGATAAAACCCGCTTTTATATTTTTCTCCTTCACTGCGGATCAAATCATCTTTGTTTATCTCACGGTTTGTAAACATTTGTAAAAACTCCTGTTTCTCACCCGTATCTAAATCATTGAAAATTTCTTTCTCCATTGCTTACCTTTTCATCAAAATTATTGCACTAAATTCTGTTATTGTAAAATCATCATCAGGATTGATGATAACATTCTTTTGGATTTCACTGTTTTTTATCTTATTTAAAAGTGTTTTATATTTTTGGGCATCTTTACCAAAGTGCATATTATTCAAAATAATCTTTTTCAACTCTTTGGCTGTTACATCATTTTCAATAACACCAAGTAAGATCTCTCTTTTGTCTAACAATGCATCAAAAGCTTCCTTATATGTTTTACCTGTAAAAGGATGTTTTTGCTGAATTTTAAAGTTGGAAGTTCTTAGCAGTTTTCGTATAACCTTTGACATCCCCGGTTCAGTAATTGATTTTGAAAGTAAAAAACGGTTATACTCTTCACTCATCACTATTTCATCGCATTTGCTTTTTAAAAGATAATTTTCATATTGCGGATTGATAATCTCTGCAATGATATATACTTCATTATTTAATGAACGGATGATGATTACAGTTTCCAATACCTTTGCATCCGAATACTCATCATGTGCATTAAGAATCATAACTCTGTCTGCTTTTTCAATATTTGCGCGTTTTAAAACTTCTTCTTCATTATAATTTCCCTGTACAAACTTTAGATCATATTCATTGAGTACATCTTCAAGTTCCGGAGGAAAATCATGATAAACGATGACGATATTTTTTCCATATTTCTCTACAAAACCTGCGAGAATATCTTTTCTAGGTGTTTTAAACCCGCATATTACAAGGTGATGATTTAGATTTTCTGTCATAAGATACCTCTTTTTAGAAAATATTTTTTTTGTAACCAACTGTGTTGTAAGCTGTGCAGTGAGTACTGCAACAGCGACAACGCCGCCAAAAATTGCCAACATTGCCATCAGGCGTCCAAATTCACTGTGAGGAACAACATCCCCATAACCGACAGTGGACACAGTCACCACCATATACCAAAAAGCATCAAAAAAATCTTTAAAGTTCTGAGGTTCAAGATATGGTAGGACAATAGCAATAACAACAACAAATACAGAATATACAAACAGATAAAAATTAGCTAACGAAAATTCAAATTTTTGCATCAATCTCTCTGTTTTTTCACGTATCATGTAATATGCTCACACATTCATATTTTGAGTTATAAAAATTTTACCAGTTTATCTGTCATTTCCAATGCAAAATCCGGTGGCATATGACCTTTATTAAAGTAAAGATAGTTATCAAATCCCCATTTCATCATTTTTGAAATGGGTGAATAAAAGGCTATATCTCTTTTTCCGCCATATAAAACATCTGATGCAATTAGTGTCGCTTCATGTCCACCCATATTCATAATACAAAAAACTTCCAATTCGTGCGCTGGGATTTCCACATCTTCGCCAAGCTCTTTAAGTAAACTAGCAGCTGCTATTGCACCTTGTATGATAGCAACATGACCAAGTTTAGGTTGTGCTAATGCTGCAATATCACCGGCTGCAAAAATATTGTCAAAGTCTAAATGGCGCATTGTTTTATCTGTCGGGATAAAACCTTTTTCATCGCCGATATTTGAATCTTTTAAAACTTGTGGAGCAGCATACGGAGGAATAATAATTGCCAGATCACAATCCATTTTCGTACCGTCTTCAAAAGCTACAAAATCTTTTCCTATTTCAGTCAGTACTTTATCATTTGAGAGATTCATC
Proteins encoded in this window:
- a CDS encoding potassium channel family protein — its product is MIREKTERLMQKFEFSLANFYLFVYSVFVVVIAIVLPYLEPQNFKDFFDAFWYMVVTVSTVGYGDVVPHSEFGRLMAMLAIFGGVVAVAVLTAQLTTQLVTKKIFSKKRYLMTENLNHHLVICGFKTPRKDILAGFVEKYGKNIVIVYHDFPPELEDVLNEYDLKFVQGNYNEEEVLKRANIEKADRVMILNAHDEYSDAKVLETVIIIRSLNNEVYIIAEIINPQYENYLLKSKCDEIVMSEEYNRFLLSKSITEPGMSKVIRKLLRTSNFKIQQKHPFTGKTYKEAFDALLDKREILLGVIENDVTAKELKKIILNNMHFGKDAQKYKTLLNKIKNSEIQKNVIINPDDDFTITEFSAIILMKR